CCAGCGAAGCGGTCAGGCGCGCTGCCGCTTTTCCCGTTGGTGCCGCCAGACGAATACGGCAGCGTTCGCCGTCCGCCATTTGAATCAACGCCGCCAGCAGTCTCGCAACCGTTGTTGTTTTTCCGGTTCCCGGCCCGCCAGAGATCACCGATATACGGCGAGTCAGCGCGACAGCTGCGGCCACTTTTTGCCAGTTAACCCCCTCCGATGGCGGAAACAACGCCGCCAGCGTGTGGGTCAGCCGTTGTTCGTCCACCTCGATGGCGTGGTTAACTTCACTGAAAAAGCGCGCCACTGCACGTTCGTTATGCCACATTCGGTTCAGGTACAGGCGATCGCCGTACAGCACCAGCGGCGTAGGTTGCTCGCCACGGCTCACCGCCCCGGAAGCCAGCAGACATTCCGCCCAGTTCTCAGGCTCTCCCGCTTCAGCGAGCCAGGCGCTTAACACAGGATGCGCGTCCTCGCTCAGCGATAACCGTGAAAGCGGTAAGCAAACGTGCCCTTCTCCTGCTTCGCGGCTAAGTAACGCCGCTGCCAGCGCAACGGCAGGGTTATCATTTCCGGCAACCGCCAGCGCAAACTGGGCATCAAGAGGCCGGAGCTGTTTTTGCTCAACGGCTTCCAGTAATCGTTTCTGGATTGTCATGACATCTCCTCCAGTGGCGCACCGGCAAACATTTCGTCCATCAGGGCGATCAACTCCCCGTCAGGTCGGGTCGCGTAAATTCCCTGCTGCGGATTCTCACGGTCAACGCCACGCAGGAAGAGATAAATAACACCGCCAAAATGGCGTTCATAATCGTAATCAGCAATGCGATGGCGCAAGTAGCGATGCAGCGCCAGAGTATAAAGTTGATACTGTAGGTCGTAACGATGCGCCTGCATGGCAGAGGCCATCGCCTGCTGCGTATAGGCTGAGCTGTCTTCGCCCAGCCAGTTCGATTTGTAATCGAGCAGGTAATAACGCCCCTGGTGGCGGAATACCAGGTCAATAAAGCCTTTCAGCATGCCGCGCACCTGCATAAATTCCAGCGCAGCGCACCCCGCCGAGAGCGGATCGTATTGACGAATTAACGCATCAAGTTGGTTGGCCATTAGCGGCTGCGAAATCGGTAAATAAAACTCCATCTCCACCTGTTTTTCACGCGCGGAAAGCTGGCTCAAACTCACGCCCGTCTCGTTGAGAGGTGCCTGCAAAATGGCGTCCAGCCATTCGGTCAACACCGGCGACCAGTGTGCCTCATAACCGCCTAACGCCAGTTTTTCCTCGACCCAATGCGGATCGACCGGTTGAGTAAAATCGAGATCTTCAAACAAGCTATGCAAGAATGTGCCCGGCGAAGCGCCGCGCGGGAACTGATGCGGCGTAAGTCCCGACTCTTCAATAGCATCTCCGACGCCTGCGGCATCGATATCCAGTCGCGGGATCAGATCCTGCGCGATACCATGCCCACGCTGTTGCAGACCGGAATAGCTGGTCACGCGCCAGCTATCGCCGGGCGTACGCCGCAGTAATTTCGCACTCAGTTCACCGCTAACAGCCTGTGCAACCTGCCAGGGTTCACCGTCAGGCGGCACTGGCGTCTGGCAGGCAATATCGTCGCTGCACAGCGCTTCAAGCGCACCACGCAGACCCGCGGCATCCATCGGCTCACCTTTTTGCAACAGTCGACCAAGCGCGCTCTGATGCACATCGGTATCCCCTTTTTTATCGCTCCGACGGCGCACTAACGGCGCAACACCAAGGCTGCAGTGCCATACCGAACGAGTTAGCGCGACATAAAGCAAACGCAGATCTTCCGCCAGGCGTTCCGCTTCGGCCAGCTCAACGCTCTCCTCGGCATCGCTGAGATCCAGCACCGCTTCAAAGGAGCTGCGATCGTGGTAGAAAGCCTGATCCTGGACGCGGAAATTGGTGATAAACGGCAGCCAGACCAGCGGATATTCCAGCCCTTTCGATTTATGGATGGTGACGATTTTGACCAGATGCTTGTCGCTTTCCAGCCTGAGCTGCTGGCTCGACGCGTTGCTGTCGGGTTCAAGAATATGCTGGGACAGCCAGCGTACCAGCGCATGCTCGCTTTCCAGCTGCGAGCCGGCTTCCTGCAACAGTTCGCTAATATGTAAAATATCGGTCAGACGGCGTTCGCCCCCTGCCGTTGCCAGCAGGTTTTCCGCAATCTGGCGGGCGGCCATCAGCGCGCGCAGCATTGGCATCACGCCGCGTTTATGCCAGATCTGACGATAGCCATCGAACTCTTCGACCACCGCATCCCAGGCATTTTCGTCGTTATTTAACGCTTCAAGATCCTGCGCATTCAGCCCCATCATTGAGGTCGCCAGCGCACTACGCAGCGTGTTCTCACGCTCCGGCGTCATCACCGCCTGCAGCACCCACAGCAACTCCTGCGCCTCCAGCGTTTCAAATACGCTGTCGCGGTTGGAGAGGTAGACTGAGGGAATGGCCAGTTGCGTAAGCGCATCACGGACCAGCGCTGCTTCCTGGCGGCTACGAACCAATACACTGATGTCCGACGCGCGTACCGGACTGGATGTTTTACCGCTGACCAGTTGCGCAGCGCCAGAATGCCCGGCCTTAAGCCAGTCGCGAATTTGCGTGGCGCACACCTGGGCCATGTAGTTCTGATAGTCGCCTACGCCACAGCTTTCCCCTTCCATCAGCCACATGCTCATAGCTGGCTGTGTTTCACCATGTAAAACAAACTGAAGCGCCTGATTTTTTTCTGCAGATTTTACCGGGCTAAAGGGGATTTCGCGGAACATAAAGGCGTCGTCCATCTGGCTGAAAAGCGTATTCACGCTATTGACCATGCCGGGGGCCGAACGCCAGTTGGTATCGAGCGTATAGTGTGCGCTGACTTCGCTGCGCGCCTTCATATAGGTGAAGATATCCGCGCCGCGAAACGCATAAATAGCCTGTTTGGGATCGCCAATCAACAACAGCGCGGTCTCCGGCTGATGCTGCCAGATCCGGCGAAATATGCGGTACTGTTGCGGATCGGTATCCTGGAATTCATCGATCATTGCGACCGGAAAACGAGTACGAATAGCCGTCGCCAGCGCATCGCCGCTTTCACTGCGCAGCGCCGCATCCAGACGGCTGAGCATATCGTCAAAGCCCAGCTCACCGCGGCGTCGTTTCTCTTCGGCAACCGCCGTGCGGATCTCCGCCAACGCCCGGGTGATCACCAGATCGCGCAGAGTTAACGGTTCGCTAAGCAGTTCATCAATAGCGACAAACAGCGGGTGCTGAGGGGTTGTCCCGCCCGCTTTGGTGCGCTCTTCCAGAAAACGCTGTGAGAATTTTTCCAGTGCGTCAGGAAGCTGATAACTTTGGGTTTCTTCCTGTGCCCACGCGCTGATCTTTTCGATCCACTTGCCCTGGTTACCGCGATTAAATTTACGCCGGTCGATCCCGGACGCTTCCAGCAAGCCGTCCAGCTCATCAACGGAATCACACCACTGCTGCTTGATTTGATTAATGCGCGCGAGAATTTGTTCGTGCCGGGAGGCCAGCGTTTCGTCATCGGACGGCGGAGCCTTGATAACCGGTGCTTCCCCCTGCAGATAGCGATCGATATCTCTCAGCAGCGCCTGCGGTCCTTTCCACGTTTCAAAAATCACCTGCGCAATGTCGCGGGGTAGCGGATAGCAGTGCCGACGCCAGAAGTCCGCGCAGGCCTGATAGCGCAGCAGCGATTCATCTTCTATCAGTTGCTGTTCGAACAGCATGCCAGACTCAAAGGCGTTAAGACTGAGCATACGTTGACAAAAACCGTGGATGGTAAACACCGCCGCTTCATCCATCTGTCTTTCAGCCAATAACAGCCACTGAGCGGCCTGTCTTTTATCGGCGATTTCGTCTAACAAACGGGCGTATAGCGGGTTGTCGGTGGTTTCACGCAGGCAGGCAATTCGCAGTTCATGAATGTTGCTACGAATTCGACCGCGCAGCTCTTCAGTGGCCGCCTCGGTGAAGGTGACCACTAACAGCTCTTCGACGGTCAGAGGACGAGGAAAGGCGGCAGAGCCGCCCAGTCCAAGCAATAAACGTAAATACAGGGCGGCGATGGTAAAGGTTTTACCGGTGCCCGCAGAGGCTTCAATCAGGCGCTCGCCCGTCAGGGACAAGCGCAGTGGATCAAGGGACTCAGCGGCATCATTCATTCTTATCACTCATCAGGGGTAAGGTTTGCTGCAACGCGCTGACGGTCTGCCACACTTTCCAGCCTTCCGGGTGCACATATTCTGCTTTCCCGTTCTGACTGCCGGAAACTTGTGACAGTATCGCCATGCCTTGCGGCTCAACCACCGCCTGATGGAAGAAGTCGGCAAGTTTTTGCGGCGTCAGCAGTTTAATCTGAGCCACTATTTTATCACGTGAATCGAAGCGCATATTGCCGCGATCAAAATCTTTGCTTAACTGTGAGGCTTCTGCCCCCAACGTTTGCGGCGCCTGCAGCATTTGCGCAATAATCGCCTGCTGAATTTGCGCGAACTCTTCAGGTTTCATCGCCCGCAGCTTCGCTTCCGCCGTCGGGAAGAACGCTTTATAACGCTCCCAGAGGTAAGACGGCTGCTTATCACTGCTTTGCAGCAGGAATCCCATTCCCCACTGACGGCCCACGCTCATCGGGAAAGCAAATACAGCGTAGCCTAACTGTTCTTCAGTACGCAGTTGATTGTAGAACCACGGCTGAACAATCTGCCCTAACATGGCGCTGTAGGCTGAACTGGCGTATTCATCGTATCCGGTTGGCACAAATACCGCCGCCAGCGCAGAATCCGTGCTGCTGCCTGCTTTTTCAAAGATGACGGACTGCTTTTTGTCCACCACCACATCTTTGTTGCGACACCACTGTGACCCGTTAGCCCCAAGCTGTTGTTGGATATCCCGCGCCATGCTCGTCGTCTGAGCTTCGCTCATATTGCCAATGACCAGAAATTCAGGCCGCGCACCGGTTTTTAAGGCGTCGCGGTAGGTCATCACCTCTTTCAGGGTGATGGAAGGCAGCAGCTTACGGCGCTCGTCGCGGGAGAAGTACGGCACCTGAGAAAGCATCTGCACCGGCATAATAGCCTGATCGTAGGCTTTACCCTTCTCTGCGGAATCCATCATCTGCGCATACCACGATTTCGCCTGTTCCAGCTGTTCATCCGTTGAGGTGTAGCTGAAATAGCCGCTCAGCAGCGCCTGAAAAAGCTGCGGCAAACGTTGGGTGTAGCCGTTGGCGTTAAGCATCAACCCATTGTTAGCATTGGTAGAAAAACCAATTCCACCTACCGATGCCTGGTTGCTTAACTGATCGAGCGCAATCCCCGCCAGATAATCGTTAAGTGCGAATAAGACCTGGTTACGGGCGCTGTCCATGGCTTTTGGGTTGCGCAGGATCACGCTGACGTCAGCTTTCGGCTCGCTGGAAAAATACTGGCTCGGCGCATACACCACGCGTAAATCCGGCTCATCAACAATCAGTTCCGGGTGAGGATATTTTTTATCCGTCTTAATCAACGTGAAGTCATCCGGAATGTAGGGGTTCAACTCCGGTAACGACAGCGCGATACCCTGCGCTTTTTGCTGCCAG
The Citrobacter arsenatis DNA segment above includes these coding regions:
- the recB gene encoding exodeoxyribonuclease V subunit beta, producing MNDAAESLDPLRLSLTGERLIEASAGTGKTFTIAALYLRLLLGLGGSAAFPRPLTVEELLVVTFTEAATEELRGRIRSNIHELRIACLRETTDNPLYARLLDEIADKRQAAQWLLLAERQMDEAAVFTIHGFCQRMLSLNAFESGMLFEQQLIEDESLLRYQACADFWRRHCYPLPRDIAQVIFETWKGPQALLRDIDRYLQGEAPVIKAPPSDDETLASRHEQILARINQIKQQWCDSVDELDGLLEASGIDRRKFNRGNQGKWIEKISAWAQEETQSYQLPDALEKFSQRFLEERTKAGGTTPQHPLFVAIDELLSEPLTLRDLVITRALAEIRTAVAEEKRRRGELGFDDMLSRLDAALRSESGDALATAIRTRFPVAMIDEFQDTDPQQYRIFRRIWQHQPETALLLIGDPKQAIYAFRGADIFTYMKARSEVSAHYTLDTNWRSAPGMVNSVNTLFSQMDDAFMFREIPFSPVKSAEKNQALQFVLHGETQPAMSMWLMEGESCGVGDYQNYMAQVCATQIRDWLKAGHSGAAQLVSGKTSSPVRASDISVLVRSRQEAALVRDALTQLAIPSVYLSNRDSVFETLEAQELLWVLQAVMTPERENTLRSALATSMMGLNAQDLEALNNDENAWDAVVEEFDGYRQIWHKRGVMPMLRALMAARQIAENLLATAGGERRLTDILHISELLQEAGSQLESEHALVRWLSQHILEPDSNASSQQLRLESDKHLVKIVTIHKSKGLEYPLVWLPFITNFRVQDQAFYHDRSSFEAVLDLSDAEESVELAEAERLAEDLRLLYVALTRSVWHCSLGVAPLVRRRSDKKGDTDVHQSALGRLLQKGEPMDAAGLRGALEALCSDDIACQTPVPPDGEPWQVAQAVSGELSAKLLRRTPGDSWRVTSYSGLQQRGHGIAQDLIPRLDIDAAGVGDAIEESGLTPHQFPRGASPGTFLHSLFEDLDFTQPVDPHWVEEKLALGGYEAHWSPVLTEWLDAILQAPLNETGVSLSQLSAREKQVEMEFYLPISQPLMANQLDALIRQYDPLSAGCAALEFMQVRGMLKGFIDLVFRHQGRYYLLDYKSNWLGEDSSAYTQQAMASAMQAHRYDLQYQLYTLALHRYLRHRIADYDYERHFGGVIYLFLRGVDRENPQQGIYATRPDGELIALMDEMFAGAPLEEMS